Proteins from a genomic interval of Anomalospiza imberbis isolate Cuckoo-Finch-1a 21T00152 chromosome 18, ASM3175350v1, whole genome shotgun sequence:
- the CABP7 gene encoding calcium-binding protein 7, protein MPFHPVTAALMYRGIYTVPNILAEQRPVEIPEDELEEIREAFKVFDRDGNGFISKQELGTAMRSLGYMPNEVELEVIIQRLDMDGDGQVDFEEFVTLLGPKLSTSGIPEKFHGTDFDTVFWKCDMQKLTVDELKRLLYDTFCEHLSMKDIENIIMTEEESHMGTAEECPVDVETCSSQQIRQTCVRKSLICAFAIAFIISVMLIAANQVLRSGMK, encoded by the exons ATGCCTTTCCACCCGGTGACGGCGGCGTTGATGTACCGGGGGATCTACACCGTCCCCAACATCCTCGCCGAGCAGCGCCCCGTGGAGATCCCCGAGGATGAGCTGGAGG AGATCCGGGAAGCCTTCAAGGTGTTCGACCGCGATGGCAACGGGTTCATCTccaagcaggagctgggcacgGCCATGCGCTCCCTGGGGTACATGCCCAACGAGGTGGAGCTGGAGGTCATCATCCAGCGCCTCGACATGGACG GTGACGGGCAGGTGGACTTCGAGGAGTTTGTGACATTGCTGGGGCCCAAGCTCTCCACCTCGGGCATCCCGGAGAAGTTCCACGGCACCGACTTTGACACCGTCTTCTGGAAG TGTGACATGCAGAAGCTGACGGTGGACGAGCTGAAGCGGCTGCTGTACGACACCTTCTGCGAGCACCTGTCCATGAAGGACATCGAGAACATCATCATGACGGAGGAGGAGAGCCACATGGGCACGGCCGAGGAGTGCCCCGTCGATGTGGAGA cctgctccagccagCAGATCCGCCAGACCTGCGTGCGGAAGAGCCTCATCTGCGCCTTCGCCATCGCCTTCATCATCAGCGTGATGCTCATCGCCGCCAACCAGGTGCTGCGCAGCGGGATGAAGTAA